The stretch of DNA CCGTCCTCGCGTTTGACGGTCGCGGTGTCCGGCGAGAGGTCCATCAGTTCCCGCAGCGAGTCCCGTGCGCGATCCATCGAGTACGTCTCGAGCAACTCGGCAATGTTGAACAGGACGGCGAGCATGGCTCCCTCGAAGGGATGGTGGGCCGCGACCGCGGCGATGATGCCGACGGTCATCAGGAAGTCGATATCGAGGCTTCGGTTGCGCGCAGAGTAGTAGCCGTTCCGGAAGATCGGTATACCGGCGACGGTCGCGGTCGCGATAAAGAGCAGCGTCGAGAGCTGGTAGCTCCGGCCCGCAACTGCGAACAGGGTCGGATCGAGCCCGGAGAGGACGAACTCGAGGGCCATCCCGACGGCCACGACGACGGCACCGACGCCCGTGATGGCAGCCCGTCGACTCTTCCAGACCGGCTCGGCGTCCGCCATCGGCTCGCCGTCGCTGTCGAGCGGCGTCGCGTCGTAGCCGGCAGACTCGATCGCGTCGGTGATCGACTCGGGGTCTGTCCCCTCCTCGACTCCGACGGTCACGCGGCCCGACGTGGGTCGGGTCTCGATCTCGCCGACGCCGTCGGTCCCCTCGAGAGCGGTCTCGACTTTGGTCGCACACGAGGCACAGTCCATGTCGGGGACCGACACGGTCAGCTCGTCGGCGCTGCGGCTGCCGTCGCCGACGATCTCGTAGCCAGCCGCCCGAACCCGCTCGCGGATCTCGCCGTCGCTCGTTTCTGTCGGATCGTATGCGACGACGAGCCGACCGCTGGTCACGCGTGCGTCCAGCTCGTCGATCCCCTCGAGCCGGTCGACGCTATTGGTCACCTTGCCGGCACACGACGAACAGTCCATCTCCGGGACGCGAAGCTCGAGGGTGCGCCTCGAAGCCGGCTCCGCGCCCGCATCCGGCGGCGAATCGTCACTCATTACCTGCGTGTACTCACTCGTCACGCATACGGGTTATTCGGCGTGCGCCAACTCTGCTGCCGGCTGGGGTAGCGTGGCCGCTGTCGCGTTCTGCTCCCTGCCGTTAGGAATACGGCTCTTTATTGGATGCGTCTGATTAGCGACGGGCACTAATGTTTGCGAATATCGACCTTGGGCCGCAGTGTCCCGTTTGTAAGTCTGAAATGTGGGAGTTCACTACTGCGACGGACTTTATGGGGGTCGACAACGAGCAACTGGCAGCGGATGTGACTGCCGAGGCGGAATGCTTCGATTGTGACTCGCTATTTGAAGTGTCGGTCGCAGCCGACGAAGAGGGCTGCCTACAGACATCTGACGGCGAGTCAGTGAGTCCACCACAGGGGTTCGGGTGGGGAACAGTGCGATCGCAGATCATCGCCACACACGTCCTCCACGTGTGGGGCGATATCAACGACAGTTTCGGCGACCAGTATTGCCAAACGTACGACTTTCAGGACATCCGGATCATCGAAGACAATTCCTGACCCTCTCGAGGTGCGTTTCTCACGACTGTGCGTTTGGCTTGATTCAGCAGTAGATCGTCGCGGAGTCGTCCGAACGCCGAGCAACCAGTCACACTCGAAGCGATCACCGACCGACTGCGAGCGTCTCGTCCCACTCGAGCGAGTCGTCGGCGACGAACGCGGTCGCGAGGCTCGCCTCGGCCCGCCGGAGCCGGTAGGAGAGCGTCGACCGCGGCACGTCCAGTTTCTCTGCGAGTTCCGAGAGGTCGGTTCGGCGGGGTGTCTCGTAGTAGCCGTATTCGACAGCGGCCTGCAGCGCCGCCCGCTGTTCGGCTGGCAGCGACGCGTCCGCGTCGTCTTCCTCGCGACCCGGGTCGAGATCGGTCAACCGCAACATCTCCATACCGGCACACTCGCCGACTTCGTCACCGAGCGCGTCGAAGAAGTCACCGACTGGCGCGTCGCTCCCGAGGACGATCCGCCAGCGATAGCGCCGGCCCTCCCGGTAGGTCTCGAAGAGCAGCCCCTCGCCGAGATACTCGAGCGCGAGATGGGGGACCGACGTACAGATGTCGGTGCGATCCCAGTAGGTGTAGACGACGAGCTCGTCGCTCGAGCGATCGAGCAGTTGCGTCTCGCAGTCGGCCCCACAGTCGTCCCGAACCAGACAGTCCGCACAGTAGGTCGGCTCGCGGTAGGCCGCCTCGAGGGCCTCGATGCCCGCTTGCGTGCCGGTCGCGTGATCGACCCGCCAGAGGCTCTCGGGCGTGACGTGACACGCGAGCGACCGCACCGTCGTCTCCGGGTTTGCTTCGAGGACGTCCGCCACCGGGTTCGTGCCGGGATCGTACTCGAGGGCGAAGACGAACTCTCTCATTGCACTGCACTAGGGGCCGACGTGACAAAGGGCTGCTGGCGAGGGATGGCAGTGGCTGAGAGCGCGGCTCGAGCGACGTGGGCCGGTCCGATTTTACTCGAGTAGCTCCCGCGCGATGATGTTCTTCTGGATCTCGGTGGTGCCCTCGTAGATCTGGGTGATCTTCGAGTCGCGGTAGAATCGTTCGACGGGGAAGTCGTTGACGTAGCCGGCCCCACCGTGGATCTGGACGGCCTCGTCGGCGACGTCGACGGCGATGCGGGAGGCGTACTCCTTGGCCATCGAGGCGAGCTTGGTGATGTCGTTGCCCTGGTCGACGTTCCAGGCGGCCTTGTACGTCAGGTTGCGCGCGGCTTCGGTCTGCGTGGCCATGTCGGCGAGTTTGTGCTGGATGGCCTGGAACTCCGAGATCGACTTGCCGAACTGCTCGCGGTCCTGAGCGTACTCGAGGGATGCCTCGAGCGCCCCCTTCGCGATGCCGAGTCCCTGTGCGGCGACGCCGGTGCGGGTCTCGTCGAAAAAGTACATCTGCTGCATGAAGGCGGCGTCGCGGGTGCCGATGAGGTTTTCTTCGGGGACGCGGACGTCGTCGAGGATGAGTTCGGCGGTATCGGAGGCGCGAATGCCCATCTTGCCGGTAATCTTGTCGGCGGAAAAGCCGTCGCGGTCGGCTTCGACGACGAGTTGGCTGAACCCGTTGTAGCGACCCTCGGCGTCGGGGTTGGTCTCACAGAGGACGACGAAGAAGTCGCCGACGGAGCCGTTGGTGATCCACATCTTGTTCCCGTTGATCACCCACTCGTCGCCGTCCTTCTCGGCGCGGGTCGACACCGAGGACACGTCCGAACCGGTGTCGGGTTCCGAAATCGCCGCGCCGGAGATCTTCTCGCCTGCTGCGACTGGCTCCAAGAACCGTTCTTTCTGGTCTTCGGTCCCGAACTCACGGATGGCCTCGGTCCCGAAGGAACTAGCCGTAATCGAGAGCGCGATGCCCGGGTCGTGGGCGAACAACTCTTCGATGATGAGCACCGACTCGAGCATCGAGTAGCCAGCGCCGCCGTATTCCATGGGGATCGAGGCACCGACTAGCCCCATCTCGGCGGCTTTATCGACGATCTCGTGTGGGAACGCCTCCTCAGTGTCGTACTGCTCGGCGTTGGGGACGATCTCGTTCTCGGCGAAGCGGCGGACTTCGTCGCGGATCTGCTGGTGTTCTTCGGTGAGCCCGAATTCCATGGCAACGTGTTGCAAACGGAGGGGTAAAGAGCTTTGTAACCCGTAGTAAACGCAAACATAGTTTATATCTTCTGTGAGGGAAACGTTGAAACACCTCCACATAGGACGTTTGGGCATGGAACTCGAGGATATCAACACTATCGCAGTTCTGGGAGCCGGAAACATGGGCCACGGCATCACCGAGGTCGCCGCCATCGCAGGCTACGACGTGCGGATGCGCGACATCAACGACGAGTTCGTCCAGAACGGCTACGAGCAGCTCGAGTGGTCGCTGGGCAAGCTCGCCGAAAACGACCAGCTCACCGAAGAAGAGGCCGACGCAGCCCTAGAGCGCGTCACGCCGCTGGTCGACATGGAGGAAGCTGTCGCCGACGCCGACGTCGTCATCGAGGCCGTCCCCGAACAGATGGAGATCAAAACGGACGTATACACCGACCTCGAGGCGGTCGCTCCCGATCGGACGATCTTCGCGACGAACACCTCGAGTCTCTCGATTACGGACCTCTCGGAGGTCACCGACCGGCCCGAGCAGTTCTGTGGGATGCACTTTTTCAATCCGCCGATCCGGATGGATCTCGTCGAGGTCATCTCCGGGGCACACACTGCGGACGAGACGCTCGACGTCGTCGAGGCCCTCGCCGAAGACTTCGGAAAGACCCCCGTACGCGTCCGGAAGGACGTTCCCGGGTTCATCGTCAACCGGATTCTCGTGCCCCTGATGAACGAGGCCGCGTGGCTGGTCGAGGACGACGTCGCCACGATCGAAGAAGTCGACGCGACGACGAAGTTCGACATCGGGCTGCCGATGGGGAGTTTCGAACTCGCCGACTACGTCGGTATCGACGTCGGCTACCACGTCCTCGAGTACATGCACGAAGTCGCGGGCGAGCGCTACGAACCGTGCCCGCTGCTGGAAGCGAAAGTCGACGACGAGGCGTTCGGACAGAAGTCTGGCGTGGGCTTCTACGACTACGAGGACGGCGACGGCGCGGACGTTCCGATGGACGATGAGCTGTTCAACGAGACCGTCAAGGAGCGCCTGCTCGCCGTCGTCGCGAACGAAGTCGCCTATCTCGTCGGTGCGGACGTCGCGTCGCCCACGGAGATCGACACCGCGGTCAAACTCGGTGGCCGCTGGCCGAAAGGGCCCGCGAAGTTCGCCGACGAGTACGGCGTCGACGCGCTCGCCGACGCACTCGAGGACGCTTACGAGGAAACCGACCACCCACGATACGAGCCCGTCGACCACCTCGCCACCGTCGCCGAAGCGGGTGGCTTCTACGACGACGCGGGCGCGGGCGAACCGGACGGAACGCCGGCGTTCGACACGCTCGAGCTGACCTACCCCAGAGAACGGGTCGCACAGATCGAACTCGACCGACCCCAGCAGATGAACTCCATCAGCCTCGAGCTGATCGAGGAACTCGACACCGCGCTCGATCACATCGAGGACGACGACAGCGTTCGCGCACTTCTGCTGACGGGGGCCGGCTCGAAGGCGTTCTCCGCGGGCGCGGACTTCATGAGCATCGCCGGCGGGGGAATCGACCCCTACAACATCGTCGAGCTCTCGAAGTACGGTCAGGAGACGTTCGGTCGCCTCGAAGAGATCGAGATTCCGACTATCGCCGCCATCGACGGCTACTGTCTCGGCGGCGGAATGGAACTCGTGACGTGTGCCGACATCCGGCTCGCGACCACGCGCTCGGAGTTCGGCCAGCCCGAGTTCGATCTCGGCTTGCTCCCTGGCTGGGGTGGTACCCAACGGCTCCAGCGCATCGTCGGCATGGGCCGTGCAAAGGAGATCATCTTCACTGCAGAGCGGTTCCCCGCCGAGGAGATGGCCGAGTTCGGCTTCGTCAACGAAGTCGTCGACCCCGGCGAGTTCGAAACGACCGCACACGACTATGCCGAGAAGCTCGCTGGTGGCCCACCGCTCGCGATGCGCTATACGAAACGCGCGATGCACAAGGGCTGGGACAACCACGAGGCCGGGCTCGAGATCGAATCGATGGGCTTCGGACACGTCGTCAACTCCGAGGACGTTCACGAGGGAATCAACGCCTTCTTCGGCGACGGCGACCCCGAGTTTGAGGGTAAGTAACGTCGATGCTGGTGGTCATCGTCGGATGTTGAGACTACCAGCGCCTGTACCGGTCAATTCCGATCCGGCGTGACCTGCCACTCACGGCGGTCGGATCGTTTAAGCAGCCGTGAAAGTGGTCGCGAGATTTATCACCCAGAGGTACCATTGGTGACGCGTGGCTGTAATGGATGAAAAGAACGGAGGGGGTTTCCAATGACTGACGGGACTGAGGTGCTCGTCGTCGACGACGAGTCTCGTTTGGCCGACCTGTTCGCCGCCTGGCTCGAACAGGACTGGGCGGTCGAGACGGCCTACGATGGCGAGGAAGCACTCGCGAAGATGGCAGGCACCGTCGAAATCGTCCTGCTCGACCGGCGGATGCCCGGACTCTCCGGCGACGAAGTCCTCGAGCAAATCCGCGACCAGGGATACGATTCGCGGGTCGTCATGGTAACGGCGGT from Natrinema sp. HArc-T2 encodes:
- a CDS encoding helix-turn-helix domain-containing protein, producing the protein MREFVFALEYDPGTNPVADVLEANPETTVRSLACHVTPESLWRVDHATGTQAGIEALEAAYREPTYCADCLVRDDCGADCETQLLDRSSDELVVYTYWDRTDICTSVPHLALEYLGEGLLFETYREGRRYRWRIVLGSDAPVGDFFDALGDEVGECAGMEMLRLTDLDPGREEDDADASLPAEQRAALQAAVEYGYYETPRRTDLSELAEKLDVPRSTLSYRLRRAEASLATAFVADDSLEWDETLAVGR
- a CDS encoding 3-hydroxyacyl-CoA dehydrogenase NAD-binding domain-containing protein, yielding MELEDINTIAVLGAGNMGHGITEVAAIAGYDVRMRDINDEFVQNGYEQLEWSLGKLAENDQLTEEEADAALERVTPLVDMEEAVADADVVIEAVPEQMEIKTDVYTDLEAVAPDRTIFATNTSSLSITDLSEVTDRPEQFCGMHFFNPPIRMDLVEVISGAHTADETLDVVEALAEDFGKTPVRVRKDVPGFIVNRILVPLMNEAAWLVEDDVATIEEVDATTKFDIGLPMGSFELADYVGIDVGYHVLEYMHEVAGERYEPCPLLEAKVDDEAFGQKSGVGFYDYEDGDGADVPMDDELFNETVKERLLAVVANEVAYLVGADVASPTEIDTAVKLGGRWPKGPAKFADEYGVDALADALEDAYEETDHPRYEPVDHLATVAEAGGFYDDAGAGEPDGTPAFDTLELTYPRERVAQIELDRPQQMNSISLELIEELDTALDHIEDDDSVRALLLTGAGSKAFSAGADFMSIAGGGIDPYNIVELSKYGQETFGRLEEIEIPTIAAIDGYCLGGGMELVTCADIRLATTRSEFGQPEFDLGLLPGWGGTQRLQRIVGMGRAKEIIFTAERFPAEEMAEFGFVNEVVDPGEFETTAHDYAEKLAGGPPLAMRYTKRAMHKGWDNHEAGLEIESMGFGHVVNSEDVHEGINAFFGDGDPEFEGK
- a CDS encoding acyl-CoA dehydrogenase family protein; this translates as MEFGLTEEHQQIRDEVRRFAENEIVPNAEQYDTEEAFPHEIVDKAAEMGLVGASIPMEYGGAGYSMLESVLIIEELFAHDPGIALSITASSFGTEAIREFGTEDQKERFLEPVAAGEKISGAAISEPDTGSDVSSVSTRAEKDGDEWVINGNKMWITNGSVGDFFVVLCETNPDAEGRYNGFSQLVVEADRDGFSADKITGKMGIRASDTAELILDDVRVPEENLIGTRDAAFMQQMYFFDETRTGVAAQGLGIAKGALEASLEYAQDREQFGKSISEFQAIQHKLADMATQTEAARNLTYKAAWNVDQGNDITKLASMAKEYASRIAVDVADEAVQIHGGAGYVNDFPVERFYRDSKITQIYEGTTEIQKNIIARELLE